TGGCTTGGGCCGGTGTTTATGAAGGCTGGGTTGAAGGGGAAGGATATGGCGAAGCCGAAGAAACCGGAGATGTATGTATTTCGTGCAATTACACAACAAGCATTAGCGCTAATGATTTGGTTAGTCCAGAGACAATGGGGGCCGTCTGTGCCGTTGTATATCTTCTTGCGCTGATCTTCTTTATCCCCTTCGCATTCTACAAAGACATTGTTGCGGCTACTTCTGGAGGTGGTAATCGTGATGTTGTTTTAGAAGTCCATCATGTGGAAACTGGACGATATTTGCATCGATTCCCACATGGACGGGTTGGTCTTCTCTTTGTATATTCCTGTTGCTTTCGCTGACTGGTGATAGCTCGCGTCTTATCTGTCCGGACTTCTTTCCCTGCAATGCATCGTCATTTTAGGCCTTGGAGACGACCTCCTAGACATCAGATGGCGGCACAAAGTCCTAATCCCAGCATTTGGTGCAATTCCCATGCTTATCGTCTACTTCGTCGACTTTGGCGTCACCCAAGTGGTAGTACCCGCACCGTTACAGCACTACCTAGGCGAGATGCTCGACCTTGGATACCTGTACTACGTCTACATGGCAGCTGTCGCAATATTCTGCCCCAATTCCATCAACATGCTAGCAGGCATCAACGGAGTGGAAGTTGCACAGTCCCTGGTCATCGCGCTGTTACTGATTGCCAACGATGTGCTGTATCTGGCGCCGATTACGCCCTTCCCGCACCCGGCTATGGATTCGCATTTGTTTTCGATTTACTTCCTCTTGCCGTTTGTTGGAGTTTCAGCGGCGTTGTTGTGTCATAATTGGTATCCGTCGAAGGTATTCGTGGGCGATACGTACTGCTACTTTGCAGGCATGGTATTTGCCGTGGTTGGCATTCTGGGGCATTTCAGCAAGACGCTATTGCTTCTCTTCGTTCCCCAGGTTTTCAACTTTCTCTACTCGACTCCACAGCTGTTTAATTTGGTTCCGTGCCCAAGGCATCGGCTACCTCGGTTCAATTCTGACACTGGACTGCTAGATGCATCAGTGACggaatggaaagaaaaaCCGCCATCACGGCTAATCGCGACTTGTTTGGAACTCGGGCGGTTGCTACAATTAATCCGCCTGACAAAGAACAAAGACGGCAAGATAGTGGAGTCAACAAACCTGACACTCCTCAATCTGTGGCTAGTCTGGATGGGCCCGATGCGTGAGGACCGTTTGGCATGGCATATGGTAGGCGTGCAGACTATTTGCGGGCTGTTCGGATTATTTGTGAGACACCGGTTAGCACTACTGGTGTTTCGGCAGGACAATCGCATGTTTAGTACTGCATGATTAGAATTGTGTTCAATGTATTGTTGCATCATTGATGACTTTTAACTCCGCTAAGTCCGCTGCAGCGTCATCGGCGGTGGGCCATGACGATTATCGCCCCCAACAAGGCTTTCTACGGCTCTCATATAGTTTAGTTGTTAATATGAGTAGATGGAAGTAGAGAGAAGTATGGAGATAAAGTTGAACCTAGCCGGAGATAGGCTCCACCGGTCAGCAATGGGGAGATATATAAGGCCGGAGGCTTCGTCCGTCTacgttcttctcttcagaACACTACCTCTACACTTTTACATTCAATTGACTCAATTGACGAATATCATCTACGAAAAATGGCCAGTCTCTTCGCACCCGCCCCCGAACCCCCAACCGAGCTGGGCCGGTACCGCATCCTCTCCTCGACCGCCGGTATCCGTGTCTCCCCCCTCCAGCTGGGCGCCATGTCCATCGGCAGCGCATGGAACAACTTCATGGGCTCCATGGATAAGGAAGCCTCCTTCAAGCTCCTCGACGCCTACTATGAAGCCGGCGGCAACTTCATCGACACCGCCAACAATTACCAGAACGAGGAATCCGAGACTTGGATCGGCGAGTGGATGGCGTCGCGCAAGAACCGCGACCAGCTTGTGCTTGCGACCAAGTTCACCACGGACTACAAGTCGTATGACTTGGGTAAGGGTCGCGCGCCGAACCACTGCGGTAACCACCGCCGTAGTCTGCACATGAGCGTGCGGGATTCGCTGAAGAAGTTGGGCACGGACTGGATTGATGTGCTGTACTTGCACTGGTGGGACCACACGACTTCGATCGAGGAGATTATGGACAGTCTGCATATTTTGGTTGAACAGGGTAAGGTGCTGTATTTGGGTATTTCGGACTCGCCCGCGTGGGTGGTTTCTGCTGCCAATACCTACGCGCGCGCGCACGGCAAGACACCCTTCAGCATCTACCAGGGACGTTGGAACGTGCTGCTGCGCGACTTTGAGCGCGAGATCATTCCCATGGCGCGACACTTCGGCATGGCCCTGGCGCCGTGGGATGTGCTTGGCAGCGGCAAGTTCCAGACCAAGAAGGCGATCGAAgagcggaagaagaagggcgaAGGACTGCGGACAATGCTCGGTACCGGTGAACAGACCGAGGAGGAGGTGCGGATGTCCGAAGCACTGGCTAAGGTGGCCGAGGAGCATGGCATTGAATCAGTGACTGCCATTGCGCTGGCGTATGTGATGGCCAAGACACCCAATGTGTTCCCCTTGGTCGGTGGACGGAAGATCGAGCATTTGCACGACAACATTCAAGCGTTGAAGATCAAACTTACTCCGCAGCAGGTCGAGTACCTGGAGAGTGTGCGGCCGCTGGACCCGGGATTCCCCAACACGTTTATTGGACCGGATCCCAAGGTAACGGGACAGGCAAGCTTTTTGTTGGCGGCAAACTCACAGCTGGCGTTTGTGCGGGCTCCTAGACCTATTGGATTGGAGTAATTTCACTAGATATGTACAGAATACCTAGGAGTGCCTTGAATACACCTGATAGGAAGTACCTGATCTATTCCGCTTGTAATACTCCGTGCCGCTACCGAGAATACCCGGGCACGTGACTGGGTGCAGAATAAACGGCTTCATGTGATCCCCGCCACAGAGAGGGGCAACCACGGCACGCTAGTACCATAGCACAGTATTTGATTGGCCAGAAAGAATTTTATTAAAGCTTGGCGCTGTGTCAGAAGTTAGGTAAGCAGCGCCTGAATGGCTTTGTTCGTATCGAAGTAGGGCACTACCCCTGCATACAGCTGCAGTACAGGGGAGGAAGCATGCACATAATAAGcatagaaaaaagaagaatcccTACACGGCAGAGCTATGGTATCATCCTGGACATTGGTAAATGAGCATTGGCAGCAGAGTATCGATGACAGCAGTAAATCCGAACAAACTCCGTCACGCAATGGGCCCCCGCGGTGAAGCCATCGAAAAAGGATTAATGGAACTTCTGAATGGATCGAATCTTCCACGCTTTAAAGAGgggctcttttttttttttttcctcttttttctcttccgtTTATCTGCCTCACTGTCCTATAAAAATTTTCCAATTCTTTTACATCTACTCGTCGCATTCCTTTCCTCTGTATATatccttctttttttttcttgttatACTTCATTGCTATTGTAGATAATCGCATTGCCCAAGCATATTTACTCCCGAATTTACCACCACTGCCGAATAGCCTATTGCAGCCATGGCCACCGCgacgaccaccaccaccaagactATGAACCCCCCCTCCCCCGATGCTTACGTGCAGCTCGACAACCCACCTGTTGTAATCCAAGAGAAACAAGAATCCCTCCAATCTTCGCCCATTTTGAACCGTCAAAGAGCCCTTTTGATCCACGCTGCCCAGCAACCCTATACTCTTGTTACCGACCACCTCGTGCCGGCAATCTTGAAAGAAGGCGAAATTCTCGTCAAGGTTGCTGCCATTGGCCTCAACCCCGTCGACTGGAAGGGCCCGTACGTACCCATTCCCCTGCGACAATGGCGATGTAGCACTAACGGCGCATAGTGCATTCAATTTTGGTCTCCCATCGCTTCCCTGGATCAACGGTCGTGACTTGGCTGGCATTGTCGTTCGCGGTTCTGATCCATCGGGGCGCGTCCGTACTGGCGATCTCGTCCTCGTTCCCTCCACGGACTACCGCGACATTCGTAAAGCGGCGTTCCAGGAATACGCCATCACTACTGCCTCCAACGCCGCCCGTATTCCCTCCACTACCTGCCCCAAGGCCGCCGCTTCGCTGGGCGTGGCGTTCGTGGCCTCCGTGCTGTCATTGGGTGTATCGTTGGGCTTGGACCTGTCCGCAGTCGGTTCCCTACCCGGGCCGGACCTTGTTAACACATTGAAGGGGGTGGACGAGAATGAAATCCCGGTTGATGTGCGGGGCGAGTGTTTCTCTGCATCTGAGGATGCGGATCGCATTAAGAAGGGCGACTGGTTGGCTATTTGGGGCGGTATGCTTCCTTTCCCACTGCCCAATCGCATAGGAATACATATGTATACTAATAATCGCAGCCTCCACAACCACTGGTTTCATCACTCTTCAACTCGCAAAACTCGCCGGCCTCCGCGTTATTTGCGTCGCCGACGTTGCCCGCCACGGCGCCAAACTCCTCGAACTCGGTGCAGACCTCCTTGTGGACCGACAGGACCCCGAGCGCGCCGTGCAAATTATCCAAGGCGTTACTAACAACAAACTCCGCTACGCCATCGACATTGTCGGCCGGGAGACCGCTACACTCCTGCAGCGCACACTTGCGAACTCGGAGCGGGCGCACTTGCTCGGCTACGCGGGTCTGCCCAAGGAGCAGTTGGGGAACATCAAGTACCATAACATTCCTGTGAAATTGTTCCACTCGTCGCAGGCCGTCGGGGAGCAGATGGTTTGTTGGTTGGAGGGTTTGATGCAGAAAAAGTTGGTGAGTCTGCCGGAGATCGTGCAGGCGCAGGGTGGTCTTGGGGGGATTAATGCTGCGTTGGAATTGTTGCGTAGTGGGAGTGTAGGCGGTAAGCGGGTGGTTGTCAACTTGGATTGATTTGATTTGTTTTATGTCTTAAAATTGCATGTAGATAATGATAACGAGCATATAgattcttttttctttttcattctGCTGAGTGCCATGTCATACCATCTATGTACGTATATACAGAGCTCAATTCTTCAGTGCATACGCAGGaacctcctcatccttcctCCACACATACTTCGCTCCCGGATGCTCTGCAGGCAAACGCCTCCTCCCCTCCTTCCCATAAACATTCTCCCTAAATGTACCACCTGGGACCTTATAATCGTCCCAGAACATCCCCCGCCTCCTCAACTCCGGCACCAAAAACTCAATAATATCCTCAAACGTCTCCGGCACACTCGCGTAACTAAAATTAAACCCATCCACATCGCCCACCTCAACCCACCTCGCCAATTCATCCGCAACAGTCTTCGTACTCCCGATGATCTTCGCTCCGTTCCCGCCCAAGACCAGGTACTCAGCAATAGCTCGCTTATCCCATTTCTTCCCGTTGGAGCCCGGCACTGTGCTGGCCCAGTGGTTCACCATGGATCGAATAGCGGGGGCCTCGACGAAGCGGAAGTCTTGGTCGTCGGTGTAGGAGGAGAGATCGTAGCCGGACCATCCGCCGAAGAGGCCGAGGGCGCCTTCACGGTCGCCGTACGAAGCTAGgttctcaaacttggcgcgTGCAGCTTCATCGGTTTCGGCGACGATGACTAGTATGCCGGCGATGATCTTGATGTCTTCAGGCTTGCGGCCAGCCGCCGCAGCTTGCGAGCGGATGCTGTCAACGGATGGCCGGACGAGCTCTGGTGTCTGTGCGTGGAGGAAGATGGCTTCTGCGTGGGTTGCTGCGAAGGCCTTTCCGGCTGTCGAAGTACCGGCCTGCAATATGAATGGCGTCCGCTGCGGACTCGGCTCACAGAGATGTGGGCCGGGGATGTTGAAGTATTTCCCCTTGTGATCGATCCGTCTCACGGCCTTAGGATTTGCATACCCCTCCGCGGGGTTAGGTAGGTAGGGCTCATCCCTCCACGAGCCTTCCCAGAGCTTATACGTGACATGCAAATACTCATCAGCGATGCGATACCGCTCGTCATGCTCGATCTGCGTATTCAACCCGAAATTCCGCGCCGCGGAGTCCAAATAACTCGTAACAATATTCCACCCCACCCGTCCCCCACTCAAGTGATCAACCGTACTGAATTTCCTCGCCAACATGTACGGATTCTCATACGTCGTCGACGCCGTAATCCCGAAACTAATGCTGTTCGTCGCAGCCGCCATCGCCGGCACCGCATACAGCGGATCATTAATCGGGAACTGCGCGCCGGCGGGAACAATAGGGTCTGTGTTCTGCGGGCCCTTGTAGACATCGTAGGGGCCAAGAACGtcggcgaagaagatggcATGGAATTTGGCATCTTCGAGCTTTTTGGCGAGATCGATCCAGTGCGAGAGGTCTTTGTAGGAGCGGCCGCGGTCTTTGGGGTAGCGGGTTAAGCCCGGGTTTAGGTGGGAGGGGCTTTGCATTGCGAAGGCGTTGAGGATTAGGGACTTCATTTTGATGGTTTATTTCGGTCCTGTTCCTGTGCCTGTTCCCGTTTGGATGTGGTTTCTGGTTTACTGTTTTCGAGGAGGGAGACATGCTTGCGGGCTATATACTCCGCACGATATTTTACCCTATGTACACGTGCAACAGGGATGTGATGGCGTGAGATCACGACAGACATATTCTCTACTATAATTGAATAAAAATTATCCCGGAGAGTTATGATCGTTGTAAAGGAGATTAGCTCCCGTTGACTGAAAGAAGAAACGTTAACTTTCCTTCATCAAGCAGCATTTAGTCGTTACTTTATTCGATATTACTGCTCTTTTCACAAGAAATAGAGCCATTGAGTCTATATGGGATCAAAGTAAACTAAGCTAAACATCCCACCACCCCTCCAGATGCATCCTCAAATCAATTTCCTCTGGTAACCGTAAATGCGGCGTCAACTCCACTTCCTCGCCCTCCTTGGCCGCCAACTCCCGTTTCGACCATCCATTCCCAAGCCATGCAAACCGATTCCCGCTCGCATTGTCATACGTATACTCAAAATCTTCCCACCTGGGTTCCCGTCGTACGATATTCACGAGCGTGGCACTACCCGGGAATAACCCGTGAACTCGTCCTCCAGGTCGTCCACCGTTATACCACGAGCTGCAGTTCGCAGACCACACGGTGCGCGGGTAGAACGCGTCGCAGAACTGCACAAAGTCATCCGCTGCGGCCTTGGAGGGGACGATAGTGCGGATTCCTTGCCCGCGCACTTTGCGGAGCACCTTTGCGACGTAGGTGACTTGGTTCTCGACTGCGTTGGGGACGGTCCCGCTGTGGCCGCTGGAGTAGGGGCCTCCGAGCCAGAGAAGGTTCGGGAAGTGCGGTGTTGCTACGCCCAAGTATGTGTAAGGGAAGCCCCAGCGGCCGGAGTGCTGCCAGTCTGTTTGGAGGTTGTAGCCGTTGGCGGTGATGGGGAAGGGGGGTGCGTGGTCTCTGTTTGCGCCGGTGGAGCAGATGACCACGTCTACATCTCTGGATTCGCCATCGACGGTCACGATGCCAGTTTCCGTAAAGTGCGAGATCCGGGTCTGAATGAATGACACGTTCTCCTTGGTTAGGGCTTCGAGGTATCCCGGGCCCGGGGTGGGACGACGGCAGTTTGGTGGGAAGTCTGGGATGATTTTGTCGGATAAGTCGGGTTTATCAGAGACTCGTTTTAGCATGAGCTCGCTCCATTGGTCGCGCTGTTGTTGGTTCTCTGGGGAGTCTTTGAAGATAGCCCCGAAGCGCTGGAAGTAGCCTTTTTCAACTCCCCGGCGGTATTCAAGGTATGTCTGCGGGTCTTTAAAGGACTCGCGCTGCTCTTCTGGGAACAAGTTGGGTTCGAGCCGACGGACTCCTGTCACGCCGAAGGAATCTGCGATCCAAGTGCGGTTACGGGCGTAGTGGTCAACATGCGCGGCAATTGGTTGGACGGATGGAAGAACTTGGAGGCCTGATGCGCCATTGCCGATTAGGGCCACTCGTCTGTCTTTGAGGTCAACGCTGTGGTCCCAGTTTGACGAGTGGAAGAGGGCCCCTTTGTACTCGTTGATTCCGGGGTAGTCGGGGAGTTTCCAGGCGTTGAAGTGGCCGATAGCATTGATGACAATGTCCAGCTCTTCGACGTATGTCTGCCACTGTAAGTATCACATCATCCGGAGAAGTTCGAAGAAAACTTACCTTGGAATTGGTTAAATCCTGCAACGTGACTTTCCACTTCGCCTTCTCAGGGACCCATTCGGCACTTTCTACCTGCTGCTGCAGTCGCAGATATTGGTAGACGTTATACTTCTGAGCAACACTCTTCCAGTAGTCGCGAATCTCATGACCCTGCGCGAATTCCTCAGTCCACTGCGTATTCGGAGCAAAGCCAGACTGATACACATGCGCGGGGACATCGCATCGAACCCCGGGATATGTATTTTCGAACCAAGTCCCTCCCTACCACCATTAGTCCCGATCACGAGCCATTCACAGTAGTATCAGTAGTATACGAACGTACCACATCAGCATTCTTATCGTAAATGCGCAAATCCAAACCCGGTACCTTGGCTGGTAACAACGCACCAGCGGTGACACCTGTCAACCCCGCGCCAATGACACCCACTTTGATGGGCTTTACTTCATCAATAGGATGCTCTTCTAGCTGGAAAGCTGATTTGTAAACCGGGGCCGGTTTTGACTCGGGAGTGGATATAGGCTCGGAGGTGGGTGTGTTTTTGATCTCGACGGTCACTTTCTCCTTGGGACCGAGGTCAATTGGCGGGGTATAATCTTGACCATAGCCATTGGTGAAAGGCTGGACGGGGATGCTAAAACCGTCGACTGCTGCCATATTGCCTTACTTGCGATAATGAATGATGCAGTCAAGACACAGCCAAAGTCGTACAGCAACATCGGCACAATTATAGATACGCGGATGCACTGCACGCCATCGCGAGGGGATTATACACCATGCAATGCATTATGCCGATGATTTGCTAGAGTCGAAAGGTTCAATGCTGGGATGTTGTTGCGACAGCGTCGGAAACGCACATCATTGCGGATCGCGATGGTGTCAATCGCATATAAATTAATGCCTTTATACAGTCGGGGCCAGTGCCTCGGTAGTATTATTAGTGCTCTAGATATGAAAAATACCCGTTCAATTGAACATCCGAGTATTCACTGCTTCTTATCAAGTATGCAAGTGGGGTGAGTGAATATTGTCTATTGGTGGGTGGCATCTGATAAATATTGTTCATACTAACCTAGTCAAGCCCAGaatcttccttcttccttctcctcacTGCTCTCCTGGTTCTAATTTATTTCCTCCTGGTCAAAGTGCCTTCCCCGCAGTGATCCCAGATATTAAGAATCCAGACGAAGCAATCTCATGGTTCAGCGACCTTTATCATACCATCCAAGATATATTCCCGGTTCATTAACCGGATAAGGAGATCATAGACAGGATGCTTCCCCCAGACGATAGCTGCGACAACTAAACGAGAAGGTCTTCTGACGGAATTTAGCGATACTTTCTTTCGGGGCTACTTTTATATGCATGTCGCTTCTCATCCCAGCGATCAGATAAGACGAATCAATTAGTCTCATGCCAGGGCTTATCCAGGCTGGTATAGTGTTAAAAAACTCACCAAAAGGTCTGATTGACTCCAGACCGACTCAATGGAAAGAATCTATTCCTAGGGAAGTCGAACTACCTCACCTGACTGCTTATCCGATTTAATCTAGAACAAAAAGACATGACAGAAGAGATCAAATTAATGAATGAGGCAACAGGGAAATGCCCATTCAGCATTGCAAGGTATTATCACCTTGAAATATCTCAAGTGGGCAGGGAAGTTGATGACATCCGCGACAATGTTTGTAGGAAACTTGATGTCTTGATATGACAGGAGCACATTACGGACCAGCACGTCCTAGTGCATACCGATGATCGAGTCAAGCCGGTCCACTCAGCAAGCGCAAGTGCTCAAGCTCACCTTTCAGGTCATGTTATCATGCAGGTTATAGAAGCCTATCTGCAGAGTGAAGTCTCGTGTCTTTATGCTTTCTGCGCTGAAGAGCTGTATTGAATGATATGGATCATTGCATACAAATGCTCCGAAAAGTGCTACTTTGTCTCGGTGCCAAAGCCAAACAGAACAATAGCAGTCCCGACGGAGCACTTTTGCAAATTCAAGTATTTCTCACTGCTCATTTCAAGAAGTTGTTGCAGTTAGGGAACGAGCTGGACTCTCCCACCCTCCTACCGGGTCTCGCTTTGATTGTACATGCCCAATCGTGGGTATTTTATCAGGCTTATCAACAGCCAGGACAAGTTGTAAGTCCCTGAGTCTTGTGAATTGTTGCATTTACTGACCAGTGCACAGTACATGGAGAGAGTTGACGAACTTCCTCTTACCGTGGTGGGTCATTCAGACGTGCTGAACTTTATGATATGTTGTCCCATATTGCGACTTACATGGAGGACACATTTTTACCTAGTTGGCATACGCCGAAGCCCAGTTACTAGGTTACATGGGCGAGCACCCCAACACGGTTCAGCAAGTGCTGATGAATGCTGAAGTGCCAATTTGGCTTTCCGATTCAATCCATGAGTTGCGCAGTGACCATCGAATTTTCACAGGTACACTACAACGGAGATCACTGTTTTCCATATCCTATTGTCACCAGAGACGATAATAGTACTAAATGAAAGCATCCCCAGGTCCTGTTTAGGGTATGGAGTAATACAACCAATCAGCCTGCCTCAATTAGTCTCCGTAGTCGGCGGcagaatctgaagaagaattaCCGCGGATAAGCGCCCTCGGCTAAACCCAAAGGGGGAAGTGGCACCGGTCTCGGGGTAGTGGGCCCCCCGATCTACCAATAAATAAGTGGCAAAAGACTGCTGACCAGCCGAGATCGGAGCAGCCCCTCGAGCGACATCGCGACAGTCAATAGTAAAGGACATTCATAACCTCCCTCTTTCCTCCAATCCTCACTGTTCTCATATCTTGTTGCTATTAGTCTTTATTCTTCTTGTTAgcctgttcttcttgttgtatATTCATCATGCCCGCAGTCGATAAGAAGCCCAAGACCCTCTACGATAAGGTGGTTGACGCCCACATAGTCAACGAGCAGGAGGACGGCACGATCCTGCTGTATATCGACAGACACCTTGTCCACGAAGTCACCTCTCCCCAAGCCTTTGAAGGCCTCAAGAATGCCAGTAGAAAGGTCCGCCGGCCGGACTGCACTTTGGTCACCGTTGACCACAACATCCCCACCTCTTCCCGCAAGAACTTCAAGAATGTCGACGAATTCATCGAGGAAAATGACTCCCGGATTCAATGCTCGACCCTCGAAGAGAATGTGAAGGACTTTGGCCTCACATATTTTGGAATGGGTGACAAGCGTCAGGGTATCGTCCACATTATCGGTCCTGAGCAAGGGTTTACTCTCCCCGGAACCACCGTTGTCTGCGGTGATAGTCACACTTCTACACACGGTGCCTTTGGCTCTCTCGCCTTTGGTATCGGTACCTCTGAGGTCGAGCACGTCCTCGCTACCCAGACCCTCATCTCCCGCAGAAGCAAGAACATGCGCATCCAGGTCGACGGTGAGCTCCCTCCCGGTGTCACCTCCAAGGATGTCGTTCTTCACATTATCGGTGTTATTGGTACTGCCGGTGGCACTGGTGCCGTCATTGAGTTCTGTGGCTCCGTTATCCGTGCTCTTAGCATGGAAGCCCGTATGTCCATGTGTAACATGTCCATCGAAGCTGGTGCGCGTGCTGGCATGATCGCACCCGATGAGGTTACTTTCGAATATCTCAAGGGCCGTCCCTTGGCTCCCAAGTACGACAGTGCTCAGTGGCAGAAGGCTGTCAACTACTGGTCTAGCCTGAAGTCGGACGAGGGTGCCGTGTATGACACGACCGTCCTGCTCGACGGCAAGGATATCATCCCTACCGTCTCGTGGGGTACTTCTCCCCAGGATGTGGCGCCTATTAACGGCGTTGTTCCGGGCCCTGACGACTTTGAGGATGAGAACCGCAAGGCCTCTTGCAAGCGTGCTCTCCAATACATGGGTCTTGAGGCTGGTACGCCCCTGAAGGACGTCCAGATCGACAAGGTTTTTATTGGTTCTTGCACCAATGCCCGTATTGAGGATCTGCGGGCCGCCGCGAAAGTGGTCAACGGCAAGAAGATTGCTTCCAACGTTAAGCGTGCCATGATCGTCCCTGGTTCCGGTCTGGTCAAGCAGCAGGCTGAGTCTGAGGGTCTCGATAAGATCTTCACCGACGCTGGTTTCGAGTGGAGAGAGGCAGGTTGCTCCATGTGCTTGGGTATGAACCCTGACATTCTGTCGCCCCAGGAGCGCTGCGCCAGTACCTCCAACCGTAACTTCGAAGGTCGTCAAGGTGCTGGTGGCCGTACCCACCTGATGTCCCCCGCCATGGCTGCTACT
This region of Aspergillus chevalieri M1 DNA, chromosome 4, nearly complete sequence genomic DNA includes:
- the ALG7 gene encoding UDP-N-acetylglucosamine--dolichyl-phosphate N-acetylglucosaminephosphotransferase (BUSCO:EOG09262QS5;~COG:G;~EggNog:ENOG410PG65;~InterPro:IPR033895,IPR000715;~PFAM:PF00953;~TransMembrane:10 (i12-32o38-62i83-107o144-163i175-196o216-236i248-266o278-299i311-335o432-450i);~go_component: GO:0016021 - integral component of membrane [Evidence IEA];~go_function: GO:0003975 - UDP-N-acetylglucosamine-dolichyl-phosphate N-acetylglucosaminephosphotransferase activity [Evidence IEA];~go_function: GO:0008963 - phospho-N-acetylmuramoyl-pentapeptide-transferase activity [Evidence IEA];~go_process: GO:0006487 - protein N-linked glycosylation [Evidence IEA];~go_process: GO:0006488 - dolichol-linked oligosaccharide biosynthetic process [Evidence IEA]), giving the protein MTSAALSHRETWSLLALAGICMGTMINSFQGYGDGDGAPLFASVAFSGVAFAITYSLIRWLGPVFMKAGLKGKDMAKPKKPEIPETMGAVCAVVYLLALIFFIPFAFYKDIVAATSGGGNRDVVLEVHHVETGRYLHRFPHGRLASYLSGLLSLQCIVILGLGDDLLDIRWRHKVLIPAFGAIPMLIVYFVDFGVTQVVVPAPLQHYLGEMLDLGYLYYVYMAAVAIFCPNSINMLAGINGVEVAQSLVIALLLIANDVLYLAPITPFPHPAMDSHLFSIYFLLPFVGVSAALLCHNWYPSKVFVGDTYCYFAGMVFAVVGILGHFSKTLLLLFVPQVFNFLYSTPQLFNLVPCPRHRLPRFNSDTGLLDASVTEWKEKPPSRLIATCLELGRLLQLIRLTKNKDGKIVESTNLTLLNLWLVWMGPMREDRLAWHMVGVQTICGLFGLFVRHRLALLVFRQDNRMFSTA
- the AAD14 gene encoding aldo/keto reductase (COG:C;~EggNog:ENOG410PJ9A;~InterPro:IPR023210,IPR036812;~PFAM:PF00248) — translated: MASLFAPAPEPPTELGRYRILSSTAGIRVSPLQLGAMSIGSAWNNFMGSMDKEASFKLLDAYYEAGGNFIDTANNYQNEESETWIGEWMASRKNRDQLVLATKFTTDYKSYDLGKGRAPNHCGNHRRSLHMSVRDSLKKLGTDWIDVLYLHWWDHTTSIEEIMDSLHILVEQGKVLYLGISDSPAWVVSAANTYARAHGKTPFSIYQGRWNVLLRDFEREIIPMARHFGMALAPWDVLGSGKFQTKKAIEERKKKGEGLRTMLGTGEQTEEEVRMSEALAKVAEEHGIESVTAIALAYVMAKTPNVFPLVGGRKIEHLHDNIQALKIKLTPQQVEYLESVRPLDPGFPNTFIGPDPKVTGQASFLLAANSQLAFVRAPRPIGLE
- a CDS encoding zinc-binding alcohol dehydrogenase family protein (COG:S;~EggNog:ENOG410PKP4;~InterPro:IPR013149,IPR036291,IPR011032;~PFAM:PF00107;~go_process: GO:0055114 - oxidation-reduction process [Evidence IEA]); the protein is MATATTTTTKTMNPPSPDAYVQLDNPPVVIQEKQESLQSSPILNRQRALLIHAAQQPYTLVTDHLVPAILKEGEILVKVAAIGLNPVDWKGPAFNFGLPSLPWINGRDLAGIVVRGSDPSGRVRTGDLVLVPSTDYRDIRKAAFQEYAITTASNAARIPSTTCPKAAASLGVAFVASVLSLGVSLGLDLSAVGSLPGPDLVNTLKGVDENEIPVDVRGECFSASEDADRIKKGDWLAIWGASTTTGFITLQLAKLAGLRVICVADVARHGAKLLELGADLLVDRQDPERAVQIIQGVTNNKLRYAIDIVGRETATLLQRTLANSERAHLLGYAGLPKEQLGNIKYHNIPVKLFHSSQAVGEQMVCWLEGLMQKKLVSLPEIVQAQGGLGGINAALELLRSGSVGGKRVVVNLD
- a CDS encoding LLM class flavin-dependent oxidoreductase (COG:C;~EggNog:ENOG410PGED;~InterPro:IPR011251,IPR016215,IPR036661;~PFAM:PF00296;~go_function: GO:0004497 - monooxygenase activity [Evidence IEA];~go_function: GO:0016705 - oxidoreductase activity, acting on paired donors, with incorporation or reduction of molecular oxygen [Evidence IEA];~go_process: GO:0055114 - oxidation-reduction process [Evidence IEA]) produces the protein MKSLILNAFAMQSPSHLNPGLTRYPKDRGRSYKDLSHWIDLAKKLEDAKFHAIFFADVLGPYDVYKGPQNTDPIVPAGAQFPINDPLYAVPAMAAATNSISFGITASTTYENPYMLARKFSTVDHLSGGRVGWNIVTSYLDSAARNFGLNTQIEHDERYRIADEYLHVTYKLWEGSWRDEPYLPNPAEGYANPKAVRRIDHKGKYFNIPGPHLCEPSPQRTPFILQAGTSTAGKAFAATHAEAIFLHAQTPELVRPSVDSIRSQAAAAGRKPEDIKIIAGILVIVAETDEAARAKFENLASYGDREGALGLFGGWSGYDLSSYTDDQDFRFVEAPAIRSMVNHWASTVPGSNGKKWDKRAIAEYLVLGGNGAKIIGSTKTVADELARWVEVGDVDGFNFSYASVPETFEDIIEFLVPELRRRGMFWDDYKVPGGTFRENVYGKEGRRRLPAEHPGAKYVWRKDEEVPAYALKN